From one Saprospiraceae bacterium genomic stretch:
- a CDS encoding amino acid permease: MTQFQKRITLYGLTMIAVGSSIGSGIFVTPGTIAKEIGHPYLILMVWVLGGIMGLTGALTFSELGGLFPQAGGVYVYLKNAYGDLTGFLYGWVMLMVINTGSLAGLCVAFAEYLRFLIPGITTSSKLIIAASTMVVLTGINILGVHYSQYLSNILTTIKLSAIALLIFAGIFYGQSDAIYQNFETVYSTPSHLIVVLFSGMIGVFFSVGGWHHATYVAGEVINPTRNVARAMILGMTIITLAYVLINIAYLRLLPLQQISQTQTIASDAMSALLPWGGRLIAVGIALSILGTISIYTMSAPRIYYAMAEDGLFFKSLAGIHVRWRTPVAAMLFQAVWALCILFFFSALFDKIITFVTFMDALFFALAAASIFIFRKRFTSTHRPYRTWGYPLIPLIFISLQSVFAINIFFQKPEQALPGLVLLGLGIGAFYWFKNSKHIKD; this comes from the coding sequence ATTGCTGTAGGCTCGAGCATCGGCTCTGGTATTTTCGTCACCCCGGGGACTATAGCTAAAGAAATAGGTCATCCCTACCTCATCCTGATGGTATGGGTATTAGGGGGTATCATGGGATTGACAGGAGCGTTGACCTTTTCAGAGCTAGGGGGCTTATTTCCACAGGCTGGCGGAGTCTATGTCTACCTTAAAAATGCTTATGGAGACCTCACCGGGTTTTTATATGGTTGGGTCATGCTGATGGTGATCAATACGGGATCCCTCGCTGGGCTTTGTGTAGCATTTGCGGAGTATTTGCGATTTCTGATACCTGGCATCACGACTTCAAGCAAGCTCATCATAGCCGCCTCTACGATGGTGGTCCTCACAGGCATCAATATACTTGGTGTGCATTATAGCCAATACCTTTCCAATATCCTGACCACAATCAAACTTTCAGCCATAGCTTTGTTGATATTTGCAGGTATCTTTTATGGTCAGTCCGATGCCATCTATCAAAATTTTGAGACAGTATATTCCACCCCCAGCCACCTGATCGTCGTCTTATTCAGTGGCATGATAGGGGTCTTCTTTTCAGTTGGAGGCTGGCATCATGCTACCTATGTGGCTGGTGAGGTGATCAATCCCACCAGGAATGTCGCCAGGGCCATGATTCTGGGCATGACCATCATCACCCTGGCTTATGTATTGATTAATATTGCTTATCTCAGGTTATTACCGCTCCAACAAATCAGTCAAACTCAGACGATCGCCAGCGACGCGATGTCGGCACTGCTACCCTGGGGCGGCCGACTCATAGCAGTTGGAATAGCCCTGTCCATCTTAGGCACGATCAGTATCTATACCATGAGTGCTCCCAGGATTTATTATGCCATGGCTGAGGACGGATTGTTTTTTAAATCATTGGCAGGTATCCATGTGCGCTGGAGGACTCCGGTAGCAGCCATGTTGTTTCAGGCAGTCTGGGCACTCTGCATATTGTTTTTCTTTAGTGCCTTATTTGACAAAATCATCACCTTCGTCACTTTTATGGACGCTCTGTTTTTTGCCCTTGCAGCAGCATCTATATTTATTTTTAGAAAACGGTTTACTTCCACGCACCGACCTTATCGCACCTGGGGCTATCCGCTCATCCCTTTGATTTTTATATCACTCCAGAGTGTCTTTGCGATTAATATTTTTTTTCAGAAACCTGAGCAAGCCTTACCTGGATTGGTCTTGTTGGGATTGGGTATCGGAGCTTTTTATTGGTTTAAGAACAGCAAACACATCAAAGATTAG
- a CDS encoding GNAT family N-acetyltransferase, producing the protein MIETPRLILIPLTYDQLLKYIRCDHSLEAELNLQPSSRKISTELKEALEQTILPNVADPNKNYLYSTLWTAVLKEENSMVGDLCIIGEPNAAGEIEIGYGIYDEYKDRGYMTEIVSGLIRWAKSETRVLAVVASSEETNFASSKVLEKNGFVAIGKTGTLINWRRYL; encoded by the coding sequence ATGATAGAAACACCTCGACTAATTCTAATACCACTGACCTACGATCAGCTTTTAAAATATATTCGTTGTGACCATTCCCTGGAGGCCGAACTCAATCTACAGCCATCTTCAAGAAAGATATCGACCGAATTGAAAGAGGCTTTGGAGCAAACCATTCTACCCAATGTTGCCGACCCGAACAAAAACTATTTATATTCAACACTTTGGACAGCGGTCTTGAAAGAAGAGAACTCAATGGTAGGAGATCTGTGTATCATCGGTGAACCCAATGCAGCAGGGGAAATCGAGATTGGTTATGGAATCTATGATGAATATAAAGACCGAGGTTATATGACTGAAATTGTAAGTGGACTGATACGTTGGGCAAAATCCGAAACAAGGGTGCTTGCTGTAGTTGCTTCTTCTGAAGAAACCAATTTCGCTTCTTCAAAAGTGCTTGAAAAAAATGGATTTGTCGCTATTGGTAAAACTGGAACTCTGATCAATTGGAGGCGGTACTTATAG
- a CDS encoding alanine dehydrogenase encodes MMQDLSRQLAREAMEQEVLSPKEKLDDYANNQSKLFLGIPVEERMQENRVALIPNGVAMLTASGHRVIIEKGAGKRSFYNDEDYSEAGAEVTSDRKEIFKASIILKVAPPTIEEIELMPGDQMLISPLHMPLVTEEYLQMLRKKKITAVAMEYLKDKNDSFPIVRTLSGIAGLSAVLTAAELLSVTSHGRGVLLGGIAGIPPAKVLILGAGVVGEFATKAALGLGASVRVFDNNIYKLMRLQNSVGTPLHTSVLNPKYLEYQLKSADVVIGAIHSKTGRAPMVVTEEMVMKMKQGSVIVDVSIDQGGCFETSEVCTHDHPTFIKHGVIHYCVPNIASKVPRTASSAISNIIAPLLLSTSEVQNIEEMLFANPGLRHGVYAFKGHITNEYLGKQFNMKYSDINLLLTSSF; translated from the coding sequence ATGATGCAAGATCTCAGTAGACAATTGGCCCGCGAAGCTATGGAGCAGGAAGTGCTCTCACCTAAGGAAAAATTGGATGACTATGCCAATAATCAGAGCAAGCTGTTTTTGGGAATCCCTGTTGAAGAGAGAATGCAGGAAAACAGGGTTGCACTGATACCCAACGGAGTGGCTATGTTAACAGCCAGCGGACATAGGGTCATTATCGAAAAAGGCGCAGGCAAAAGATCATTTTACAATGACGAAGATTATTCAGAAGCAGGCGCAGAGGTCACCAGTGATAGAAAGGAAATCTTTAAAGCCAGTATCATATTAAAAGTCGCCCCTCCGACAATTGAAGAGATAGAGCTTATGCCAGGTGATCAGATGTTAATATCTCCGCTGCATATGCCTCTCGTCACCGAAGAATACCTGCAGATGCTCCGAAAGAAAAAGATCACTGCGGTGGCCATGGAGTATTTAAAAGACAAAAACGACAGCTTTCCTATAGTCCGTACACTCAGTGGAATTGCTGGATTGAGTGCAGTGCTGACTGCAGCAGAATTGCTATCTGTTACAAGTCATGGCCGGGGAGTACTCCTCGGAGGTATAGCGGGCATACCACCTGCCAAGGTATTGATTCTGGGGGCTGGTGTCGTTGGGGAATTTGCCACTAAAGCAGCACTCGGGCTAGGTGCTTCGGTGCGTGTGTTTGACAACAATATCTATAAATTGATGCGTCTGCAAAACAGTGTCGGTACTCCACTCCATACATCAGTCCTCAATCCGAAATATCTCGAGTATCAACTCAAAAGTGCTGATGTAGTCATAGGCGCCATACACTCTAAAACAGGTCGCGCGCCGATGGTGGTGACAGAAGAGATGGTCATGAAAATGAAACAAGGCTCTGTCATCGTGGATGTGAGCATCGATCAGGGCGGCTGCTTTGAAACCTCAGAAGTATGTACTCATGATCATCCGACCTTCATCAAACATGGTGTGATACATTATTGTGTACCCAATATCGCCTCTAAAGTGCCTCGTACAGCTTCTTCTGCTATCAGCAATATTATAGCTCCTTTGTTGTTATCTACCTCAGAAGTACAGAATATAGAGGAAATGCTTTTTGCCAACCCAGGGCTCCGACATGGGGTATATGCTTTCAAGGGTCATATCACCAATGAATACCTGGGCAAACAGTTTAATATGAAGTATTCTGATATTAATTTATTACTGACTTCCAGTTTTTAA